The following DNA comes from Ricinus communis isolate WT05 ecotype wild-type chromosome 10, ASM1957865v1, whole genome shotgun sequence.
GTCATTTTAATAGGTTAGTCCTGGAATCATTATTTGTGAAGGACAAAAAGATAGAATTGACGGTATGTGTCATTTTTTATaggtaaattatttattaaggaCAAAAGGTAGAATTATAACTCTATCAGTGGAGGGccaatcctctttcttttcctttttttcaaaatacgtggaaataaaataaaatataaataaaaaagtattgaAAGAATAGTgaccaaaattaaaatgtaaggatatatgaaaatttaattataataatgaaaaggATGTAAATaccaattaattaataacttaggagttgagataaaagaaaaataaaaaatttcgagcaaaagaggaaaatagGGTGGATGGAAAATGtgcataaaataattaaaaaatatctatattttgtatgtatatcataattaataaaagagtgagtcttgtaatttctttttccttcaattCTGGTGAAAAATCTTTCCAATAGATATAAATTGATAAacaattactaataatttatcataataGAGTTAGTCAAACTGCCGACAAACTTTTGTGGATTTTAGATGGGTTAGAGTGTTACACACCTTCTATCCATGCAACAAGTTGAATTAGAAAAGTAGTATTTAATATCTGAGGTTGCAATTGCAAATATAGTAATTTTTCACTTATACTTAGCTACATGTGCATAAACCATCTACATAGCTAATTATGCATAGGGGAATGTAGTTAGATGctaattatctaaaaaaaaaattaataatgattaaaattaattaacattagTCGTTTAGCCGTCCATCGGTTATTATTATCTATTGGTGCGCACGACCGAATTAGTCTCCTCAATCGGGAGATTTTGGGTTCAAATTTTCTTATCCCACCAATAACAATGATATTAAACCTCCAAGAAGTTTATGTTACTGCGTCTGCTTGTAATATTCATCAATCAAAAATCCAATAAACTTACTTTATCTTAAGAAGTATCTACAGATTATTAGGTGACACTTACTTATTCTAGTTTAACTGTGTATATTGTAATCAATAACacataatttgataatttagatgtgcaatattttaaaactagcTAATAAATTTGTGTTATTCAATTGTGAGTTATTGTCTTAAATGACTATTTGACATTTCATAATCGGagtataactaaaaaaataaaaataaacagcAAGCTTAACATTTAACGATCAACCAATCTATTTTAGTGTATAATtactatatttaattattagttcaGTATATGTtcatatactaattttttagaattatattaggtgttatttttagaaaaatattaaacatcactaataattatttcaactCGTGTGAcatgtaatatttttataaaattactcaaaacctttaaaatattaaaaaataatctaataaatatattttatgcaaCGTGAAATAAGCAAttggtaaaataaataaaagtggTAACGTtactcttatttttaataaacaaTATCAGCAGTACACATGTTTGAATTATTTGGAGAGTTCTACAGAGAAGTATGGGATatcatttgattattttacAAGGAACAGTTTCATACATATGTTTGATGATCAGACATATTTGTTCAATTTGGATTCCTTAAAGTGTTTACTTATATAATGCACACATGTTCGGCCAAGAGATAGTCGTACGTTCTAGAATAATTTATCTCTTTAACTTTTTTGAGATGATGAACGAGTGGATTACAGGACCCCAACTCCATATTTTAGATATtccatatatattatttctcttAGCTTGAGTGGACATATATCATAAGGCACTCGATaaatgttttttaaaatagtttatatatttaaaattatctttaaatattGACATCAAAGATAAATGTACCACCaataaactttattattattactttgaGCTGACCCGTTGGTACTCATTGGTGGgccaaatataattttgagaaCGTGGGAAAGAACGATTGGAGTGACAATGACAAGTTGAAATAGTGTCAGACAAGAATCATGCAGCTGTTGCGGATAAGATTATCTCCAAAGTTTCGAGTCCCGGCTTTCCGCGTCCTCTCTGGGGTAAATTTCACCCTCCCTTTAACTCACTGcctattccttttcttttcttctcttctctgtAGTGTTTGTTTGTTAGAAAGATGTAAGAGAGATCAAGAAAATTGCAATGAAAAGGGAGAAAAATAGAATGAagagaaaattttaaagaacagagaaaaatatatatgtagaaTGGTTAAACTAAGGTAgtaatttctaaaacttttaaatattaaattttcatatttaagaTGCTGTGTCAATATGCCAATAAATCCGgcaaaagaataattttaaattacaattttagaATCATTAGTTGATaacttgaaattaaaaaatattttagcgGAAAAAAAGGACTACTCTAGTGACATGAATTAAATTTGACTTCCGTCAATAaacttgaataattttataggtGAAATTAGTAAGttgagtatatatatatatatataattttagttagtTATTTACTAACTCATAATTTAGAGATATTGTaggttaaattttataagatatgtcaatatttgttatataataaaaaattgatcaTTTACTTTTGcctgattttttttattaaatatggtTGCACCTAAAAATACTTTAGTTGtatttcttttccctttaACCAGCTTTATAGTAGACATTTCAATTTAACTCAGATTGTTATCCTCTCTACATTCATTTCAGATGATAATAATGCAgctgaaattatttttttagagaaaAGTACGGATATtgtatttctaaaaataaaaaaattaatataaaagatgaaataaatatcaaatattaatatatatatatatatatgtaataataataataataataataataataataataataataataataataatattcatttttcaaTGGAATagtaaattgtaattttatgaaaagaaaataatgtaaaaataatttaaattttaaaacaaatatagaataatttttcttataatcttaataattaaattctaaataccACGGTACGCACATGACTTCTATTCTATATAAGTaaagattattaattaattagattgagatattaattttttcatttaaataaaataaattttatttaaatcaaaatataatctatCATTAAGCTAAATTTATAGGTATAAATCTTGTGTTTACTaattataaaaggaaaattcttatttataccATATGTTTATATCACAAacgaataaaaatatatgagtGTCTTACAGTTTGACATTGAAtgattgacatatattttattatttaaaattaataaataaacattaatcATCTATCGATTTGGTATATAAATAAGGATATATATTTGGACTAGATATGAATTTTTtgaatgaaaaaattatttaaaagaccaaaacattatattatttatgagaaaaattatataatgaatCTCATACCAGCATTTGATATGAAATGAtaatcaaatagaaaaatgacataaaaaaagaaaataataaaatattaaaaactacccaacaaatatttactaaaaaaattaaacaggactaaattatctttctatagatatattcaaaatttatttcacttattttaatattccAAGTAAAGTtaagacaaaaataaaataggaaTGCTATAATTGCTCAGTGTCGTATATTATAGAGCGGCAAAACAACAAATACACCTGAATCTTCATTGGCCGAAAATTCTACACCGTGCACTCTTCGAGAATATTCAATATTCTTATTCTAGTTATGATATTATCTATAGACCATATCAATTTTACagtaatatatgattttattaattaaattttaattataaattgttaatgataataaataaattactgttAAAAAAATGGTTTTGAGGTTGTTTGGTTGTGGTAATCCATTGTCTTAAGTGTTCATTGAATCAAAACCTCCCATGgatatttcaaaatgaaatCTTCTAAAACACTTTCAGTTTTACATTGTTacgaataataataattcttagaTGTGGTCATAGaaataaagtgaaaataaaatatctctGAGAAGATTACAGAAGCACCTCTCAAAATATACAGTTGCTAGCTTTGAATGAAAGCCAGAAGTTTCAACTTGTAAGGACCATGGAGTTACATATTATTTACAGCAAAACCAAATGctattttatgtttcttttcttctttattttgctattttaagtttttttaaaaaattataggaCCCCAGAACTGTTATCCGATTGTATTCTTTTCATGTCATCTATTTGTTTTTGTATTCTATTGCTATTGTTCAATTTGAAATATCAAAACTTTAAATTCGGGGAggcttttattaaaattttaattgggTTTAAGTTACTACAATGTATTATTGTTTTCaaagttatttaaaatattattcatatattttatatgtctATGGTTAtgttaatgaaaaaaatagtatGATTTCCATCTAAATCCAGTTATGATCATTATgttatgaaataattttaaataaataagaccGACTTGATAATTATGAAGTTAAAAAGTTTCAAGTGGATCAGTCATGATCAACGGCCAGAATGCATCCGTCGTGATCAAAGGATGCATGAAAAAGTTCTCCTACGGATCACAAAATTTCCTATCAACTAgactgctgctgctgctgctactACTAATCTTTCTCACTACATCACTTGTATTTCGCACATACTGATATCTCTcctttaagaaaaaacaatgGCGCCAGGACGAAAGATTTGGGCTGTGGAATTGGCGGTGGTGATGCTTGGAGTGTTGGCTATGGCACAGCAGTCCATGCAATACCTTCTTCCTCGGTATGCCCATAGGAACAGAGACGAAGCTTCAGCTTTCGGTATCATTGTCACTTCCAAGGTCTCCGAAAGGGCACTTAATAAGTCTAGTTTATTCCTTCCAACTTCATATGTTGACTTGTTTGGTAATTCATTCTACTAATTTTCATATCATTGAACCTTACTTCTTTGATACCGagtctttaattaattaagaacaACCTAATTTTTATGGTTTAATTAGGAAGAAGATTTGTAAGTGGGACTATTTATGGATCTAATGTTGTGTATGTGAGAAGTGCTGGCTCTCCTTCGGTATGCTTTACTTCCTTTATAGAAACATAAATTCTTCCTGAGTTTTTAGGTTAAATACAATACCTTCTCGTTAACACTTTTGGATTATGGAATATTTAGCTACATGTTGCTGTAACACTGCAAATTATGGCCATGAACTTCAACCTTCGAGGAATCATTCATTATGGAAGTGCTGGAGCCACCAACGAAACACTGGAACTTGGCACTGTTCATGTTCCTGCCCTTCTTGCCTTCTTAGGATCTTGGGAATGGCTGGTACAGAGCAAAGACTCTTATATGGTTTTGGAGCTTTCCctcctaatttttttcttcttcaagaaaagaataatgagtttttttttctctttcatgTTGTGTAGAGCAAAGACTCGAAAACCAAAGGCCAGCTTGATATTGGAGATTTCAATTATCCAGTGAATGGTGAAAATTTGTTGGGAAGtgtaaaatatgataatatagaAGTGTATGTTGAGGACACGTTAGAGGAGCATTTCTGGCTGCCAGTTTATCGTGAATGGCTTTATTATGCTGCTAAGATTAAGGTTTTTTACTTTACACActctttaatttgttaataCTACAAAACTTGGTTCACTAGTGTCATCGCGTGCAGGAGGTTGAGTCAAGGGAAAACTGCATCATTCCGTCGCCATCGAATTGCCTACCTCCACCATATGAAGTGGTAGTTGGACTGAATGCTTCTAGTTCTGATACTTACGTTAATAACCCCGCATACAGAGAGTTCCTCTACAAGACTTTCAGGGTTTCAACTGTTGATACATCTGCTATTGCTGTTGCACTGGTTAGTAGAGAACATctatatactatatattttcACACTATGAATTTTTAGAAGAATATAATCCCTGAGATGTCTTGGATATAAACATTAATTTTGTGGGGTATACATAAAATCTGCAGGGAGCTTATTTAAATGATCTGCCTTTCATTGTATTCCATGGAGTTTCAAACAAGGCAGGTGCTGGAAATTCAACAAGAGCAAGCACTTTGGCCAGCACCAATGCTCTGAAAGCTGCAGCCCGTTTCATTTGGCTGCTAACTGTGCCACGTGCAGCTCATTGGGTACTAGTGAATTTGTAATATGGCCAGCTTTGTCCCTTTTGACTGAATACTACTTATTGAGTTTAAATAAGGGTTGGCCAAATCTGCTCATTGAGTACCACTTAaactattattaattatatgttcTCTCTCTGAATATGTGAAACCTACTGCGCATAACCAATAACTTTCTGCacgaaaattaaaaatcattacGATACTAATGTATTAAGCAtcaagtaattaaaaagtatataatataatttaatttcaaattctaGCATTgtaagtaaaatattaaataaatacctttctttcaattgtaTAGCACTACTAAATACTTCGTCTTGTCTTCtgatgataataatagtaataataataagagcTAATTGTTTAAGTTTATTATTGAGTTACTTTTAACAATTGAATTAAAAGTTCTACTGTTCTAATGTAGAACTGTTTAAatcccttttttcttttcttttccttttgtatgCTTCTCgaaataatggtagaaaaaaatataaatttatattaaaatgtaatttaaatTCAGTATTACatagtatttattaaatttgaggAAAGTTTGATcgtaaataatgaataatatatattttaaatattcttataattgagcatcaaataattaaaagatatttggcgtgaattatttaaatttaataaatatttattaattattttgatttgatatattaatagaatatatagttattaatttttattttaatttttcaagatttaatttataaattttttaaaatgtaaagattaactaaatataattatatttgtaatagttaataaaagatatttatgaaaattatatatcaaatgaataattgtaaaatataaattatagtttactatcaattaaaaaaataaaaaagatctcttaaatgaaaaaatatacacggTTCAGCCCGTCAATTCATAAACGTGCTCATTGGAAACGTGCTTGCTAAAGGGAAGGGAAAAAGCCACAAAAGCCTTGTCGGGACGCATATGAATGATATCAATGATGTTTGTCCGGAAAggatacaaataataaataaaactaaaacgTGGCATAGAATCTTTATTAGGGTCACTGTTTGCTTGTtcacattatatatatatatatattattcctTCCTCTTTGAAACGATAGTTTCTTTTTGTCTCTCTTAAATTATAGTTCATCTTTTCCAAATGTATTTCTAATaaaacattattttattaaactataataataattttttattttaacttactTTAAAACAGTACTTCTTAATGTATTCTAGTTGGTTGCAaactttttttcattttaggtCCGTTTGtgtctaaatataaatattaaaatatctgattattttttaaacaaattttaaaacattatttctttaatatttggCTAAAATCAGACTGcctgaaaaaattataaaggcATACTAGACTTTATCAAACTCTTGAACTTGTGTATTAATATTGGACAAGTCTAACTTGAATCTAATTTGGTCTAAATTTTGAACAGATTTAGTTGTAAGTTATagttcatctttttttttttaattattagttagtaagtaattattaaatatattatttattaatttacatagatattattatgtgcaattaattattacattttattctttaaaagtGTAGCTtctatcaatatttaataaattacttgAGATAAATactaacaaaaaattaataatattaactaagaaaaattttacattttaattaaaatgatgtcattgaattagaatattagttactattatataactattatatttgaatcaaataaaggttttttatattttaatagtataaaatatatagtcCTCTCATAAAAATAGGACTCGACTAGTATTGATTACGTCTCAAACTAAGTACTTGCAAGTGTACGAACTAAATGACAgtactaaataataatacgGGCAACTTCATCACGAGGTCGATCCTATAAGGAATTGTAGAGTATATACTATAAATCGACTatcacataaaaatattaaaaataaatctaaacactctaagtcaaatattaaaaatagttttaagatttataaaagaaattgaataaattagaaagtacaatatgaaaatgaaatgtttaatgtaaattatatgataaaataatatttagtttagctTATACTtagaaatctttttttttttccttaaaccCAAAtataatgaatgagatggtgctGTACCTTTTTCCTAAGTCATTCAAGCTAATGGTGCAACCTAcatttcttataccaacatagactaaagtaaaaatagtgtttctaatacttttaatctaaagattttcataacaaatattactattaaattgatataatggttaatcaacaataataaatgaaactaataagtataaaaataaaaaaaaaatatttattaaatttataataaataagattcatacataagtaaaaagctaaattaaatacttatgaAAATTAGCCTGACATACTTAACCTAACggttactaaaattaaatagaaagacatgagaaatataaaatagaaaactaaGAGTCCCTTAAAATCCAGAAATTTTCCAAGGGATGAAGATGATCGATTCTCACTCTCTACGTCCTTAAAAACttctttgatttttgaaaagataatacaaaactaattaaatgtttatgaAAGATGAACCGTGGAGaattcataaaaagaagaatgatAGATAGATGTTTTATCTATCCGctataaatgaaatattttatttattatgttttaaaggagaatataaaacaaaactagaaaataaaagaaaaacgggttgtggagaaagaaaagttataaaaatcttaacttataaattgttttttcaattaatttcgagttatttttttcatttcatattttagaTAGTTTGATTTGTTCAACTTTTTCTGTGTCTCAAGTCTCAACACGTTTTCTTGATTTGCTCACCATATAGTGGAACCTCTGAATTTAAGTAAagaagatttataaaaaaaatttcaaaattttttgtttGGGGTAAAAGTAAAGTAGAAAATGGAAGAATGAAAGTAGAGTGAAAACTATAAGATCAGaaaaaactttttttcttttttgtgaaagaaagaaaatgggaggagaaaatgtaatttatactatttaaaattaatatttaatcagttgtcttttctctttttaaaaaatgataatagaaatttatctttttatttacttttcatTAATTCTCACGctaaaaattgaattgaagagaaaatataatagGTTTAATTgcctaaaaattataaattttacatttgttataaattttagcacataatttttaaatttttaattttaacaccatattttaatattaattttaattttaatacttattaaaattatctattagataTGCTAGCTTGGTAGTTGATTCATTctattactaaaaatattatcatttaagtACGTAAATTTgttttccttaattttaaaattttattaatttatatatttaaataataatattttaacagtGAAAATAGttgattcaattttttttttattattgttgttggaGTTCACGTcatgtaaatatattttattgataatttcgaaattagaattaaaattaatattaaaatttaatactaaaattttgaaaatttgaacAGCAATGTAAagtattaaattctttttacaactaaatcaatataatatgcatttattatttaatttttttttctctcgtattttttgaaattctaaGGTTTATATAAACTAGCATAAATGGGTTTCAAATCTACTGTTAAAACAATACATGAATTATTAAAAGTGAACGGAAGTAATTCTATCTCTCTTTTCCAAAATTACTTTTGAGAATTAGACTTgacttttaagaaaaatagaataaaccatatttttaaagaatatatctcaaaaaataataaaaattaaaaatatttaaattaaaatgattagTCGGAATATCAAACTAGTCCTATATTGGCGACCTGAGTAGActtaaatagtaatatcaattgagctatttataattttgaaacaaccgatcaattataataaataacaaaaaccgAACCAGGGTTAAGCATCTGGAGTCTATAAAAAGGCCCAAGTAGCACCCCAAGTACCGCACAACTTCCTTACTACTTCATCTCTTGTTACCCTCTCCAACAAAAATCAATGGCGCGAAGAAACATGGAAATGGCGGTGGTGGTGCTGCTTGGCCTGTTGGCTATGGTACAACAGACCATGCAACTGAGCctgaaaaaccctcttcctttGTTATCCCGTAATATCAGAACTGACGACACGCCAGCATTTGGCCTCATTACCACTTCCTATAGCGCTGAAAAGGCACTTAATGAGTCTGGTTACTTTGTTCCTACTTCATATACTGACTTGTTTGGTAATATCTCTAGctacatatatatacttcTCTTCATTGTTGCATATATGATCTCTCTTTTATTGcaaaaacttcattttaattattcttggTTACATAGGAAGAAGATTCGTGACTGGAACAATTTATGGAGCCAGAGTTGTGTACGTCAGAACTTCAAGCTCTCCATCAGTATGATTCTAAACCCAAAAGCAACATACGGATCATATTTTGTGAAGTTATTTGGGTTCATGTTCTTTGAAGTTTGGTTAACACTTCGATTAGCACATGAAAGTTGACTGTGATGCCATCTGACTCTAATGTTGTGGtatatatggacaaatattcAGGTACATGCTGGAATCACTGTGCAAATTATGGCGGATAACTTCAACCTTGCAGGAATTGTTCATTTTGGAAGTGCTGGAACCACTAATGAAACATTGAGCATTGGCACTGTTTCTGTTCCCCGCTTTGTTGGCTTCACAGGCTCTTGGGAATGGCTggtatatataataaattattaaaaatgcttaaatcataaaaactCCTACTGTTTTCtctaaaaaaaacaaaagtgtTAATCAACTGATAGTTATTGATGTGGGTTTTTTGTTACTAAATTTGCTGTAAATCAAGAGCAAAGACTCGAATGAACAAGGGGAACTCGTTATCGGAGATTTCAATTATCCAGAAAATGGTCAGAATTTGTTGGGAAGTATTAAGTACGATGAAATAGACATTTACTACAAGGGAAAAATCTTGGAGAGTTTCTGGGTCTATCCTTATGCAAGGTGGCTATTGTATGCCTCCAGGATTCAGGTTAACTAATTGATTaaactctctcttttcttaaggaaaaaaaaaaaacttaatttcCTGCATTTGTTTTTTATAAGAGCATTTCATGCAAACTTACTAATAGAAAGAGTTGTACTGCAGATTGACTCAGGAGATGTTATTGTTGGATTGAATTCTTCTAGTTCTGACATTTACGTGAACA
Coding sequences within:
- the LOC8280478 gene encoding bark storage protein A, translated to MAPGRKIWAVELAVVMLGVLAMAQQSMQYLLPRYAHRNRDEASAFGIIVTSKVSERALNKSSLFLPTSYVDLFGRRFVSGTIYGSNVVYVRSAGSPSLHVAVTLQIMAMNFNLRGIIHYGSAGATNETLELGTVHVPALLAFLGSWEWLSKDSKTKGQLDIGDFNYPVNGENLLGSVKYDNIEVYVEDTLEEHFWLPVYREWLYYAAKIKEVESRENCIIPSPSNCLPPPYEVVVGLNASSSDTYVNNPAYREFLYKTFRVSTVDTSAIAVALGAYLNDLPFIVFHGVSNKAGAGNSTRASTLASTNALKAAARFIWLLTVPRAAHWVLVNL
- the LOC8280479 gene encoding bark storage protein A, translated to MARRNMEMAVVVLLGLLAMVQQTMQLSLKNPLPLLSRNIRTDDTPAFGLITTSYSAEKALNESGYFVPTSYTDLFGRRFVTGTIYGARVVYVRTSSSPSVHAGITVQIMADNFNLAGIVHFGSAGTTNETLSIGTVSVPRFVGFTGSWEWLSKDSNEQGELVIGDFNYPENGQNLLGSIKYDEIDIYYKGKILESFWVYPYARWLLYASRIQIDSGDVIVGLNSSSSDIYVNNPAYREFLYKSFRVSTVDTSSAAVGLGAKSNALRFISFQGISNSAGAGDTSQSATELASKNVVNAVINFIWQATVPRYAHEA